The Alphaproteobacteria bacterium genome includes a window with the following:
- a CDS encoding TlpA family protein disulfide reductase, with product MAKASYSMHTLSRNRLLRLVLLLCISLVFQGCKEEDGAEATGKSLAPDFKLTRFDDGGSFRLSDHKGNPVVINFFASWCTTCGIEVSDLEKVYQEFAGKKVMFVGVGIDDTEIKARQYVEKYGITYPTGLDVTGTIKKGYGIYGLPYTFFVDRNGFITYIHAGAVAEPLLKHELDKLL from the coding sequence TTGGCCAAGGCGAGCTACTCAATGCATACCCTGTCGCGAAATCGTTTATTGCGGCTTGTCCTTCTTCTCTGCATCTCACTCGTCTTTCAAGGCTGCAAAGAAGAGGACGGCGCCGAGGCAACAGGCAAGAGCTTGGCGCCTGATTTCAAACTGACGCGGTTTGACGACGGTGGCAGCTTCCGGCTGAGCGATCACAAGGGAAATCCCGTTGTGATCAATTTCTTCGCCTCCTGGTGCACCACATGCGGGATCGAGGTGAGCGATCTCGAAAAGGTCTACCAGGAATTCGCTGGAAAGAAGGTAATGTTCGTTGGCGTCGGCATCGACGACACCGAGATCAAGGCGCGACAATATGTGGAGAAGTACGGAATCACCTATCCGACCGGCCTCGATGTGACGGGAACGATAAAGAAAGGCTACGGCATTTACGGCCTGCCCTACACCTTCTTCGTCGACCGGAACGGCTTCATCACTTACATCCACGCAGGCGCCGTCGCCGAGCCCCTCTTGAAACATGAACTGGATAAACTGCTCTAA
- a CDS encoding SCO family protein, translating into MRRFRIAIVVIIVGFGLAGGTLGYLLYTDEQVRRAEKIDPITMFPPGSPFVLTDHTGKRTTDEDYRGKFMLIAFGYTYCPDVCPTGLQTMSVALDLLGEQADWVQPIFITIDPERDTPEVMKEYVAAFHPSFVGLTGTSQQIAKAAEGFRVYYNKSDIHNDEGEDKDGDEYWMDHTASIYLIGTDGKGLAVFTFGMAATAVEEMADRMRHFINIQEALANAK; encoded by the coding sequence ATGAGAAGATTCCGCATCGCCATCGTTGTCATCATTGTTGGCTTCGGCCTCGCCGGTGGAACGCTGGGCTACCTCCTATACACCGACGAGCAGGTCCGGAGGGCGGAGAAGATCGATCCCATAACCATGTTTCCGCCCGGGTCGCCGTTCGTGCTTACCGATCATACCGGGAAGAGGACCACCGACGAGGATTACCGCGGCAAGTTCATGCTCATCGCCTTCGGCTACACCTATTGTCCGGATGTCTGCCCGACCGGTCTGCAGACCATGAGCGTGGCCCTGGATTTGTTGGGCGAGCAGGCGGACTGGGTGCAGCCGATCTTCATCACCATCGATCCCGAGCGCGATACGCCTGAAGTGATGAAGGAGTATGTGGCCGCTTTTCATCCCAGCTTTGTCGGCCTCACCGGGACGTCGCAGCAGATCGCCAAGGCCGCCGAGGGTTTTCGTGTTTATTACAACAAGTCCGACATTCACAACGACGAGGGAGAGGACAAGGACGGCGACGAATATTGGATGGACCACACGGCCTCGATCTATCTGATCGGCACCGATGGCAAGGGACTGGCGGTCTTCACTTTCGGCATGGCCGCGACGGCGGTCGAGGAGATGGCCGATCGGATGCGGCATTTCATCAATATCCAAGAGGCCCTTGCCAACGCCAAATGA
- a CDS encoding CBS domain-containing protein translates to MTVRPTETIDILAHRLRLERVGAMIVSQDGKTIDGIISERDVTYGLAEHGAELPSLRVSKLMTKGVVTCSPNDSIADIARIMTGRRVRHLPVQEKGELVGVVSVGDVVKHRLDEMAMEANVLRDYAIARQ, encoded by the coding sequence ATGACCGTGCGGCCAACCGAAACGATCGACATTCTGGCCCACCGGCTCCGGCTGGAACGCGTCGGCGCGATGATTGTCAGCCAGGACGGCAAGACGATCGACGGCATCATCTCCGAACGGGACGTGACCTATGGCCTGGCCGAGCACGGAGCCGAACTGCCGAGTCTGCGTGTCTCGAAACTGATGACCAAGGGCGTCGTCACCTGTTCGCCGAACGACTCGATTGCCGATATTGCCAGGATCATGACTGGGCGCCGAGTGCGGCATCTTCCGGTTCAGGAAAAGGGCGAGTTGGTCGGGGTGGTCAGCGTCGGCGACGTGGTGAAGCATCGTCTCGACGAAATGGCGATGGAAGCCAACGTGTTGCGGGATTATGCGATTGCGCGCCAGTAG